The nucleotide window aaacaaaaaaaaaaaaaacaacccacagaTCACAAAAGGATTGGCTGCTTCGATATGCCTGGAGTAGGAAGAGTAGCACCAGCTGAATGTTTACCTTAGGATCTTCATAGACCTCAGGGTCCATGTGCAAAATCTGCGGGTAAAGGGCTATCCAGTCTCCTTTCCTCAAAACGACTTCTTGATTCCCTTCAAGCTTGAGAACAAAATCCTCTTGGCTGATGCGGATGTTCATAGAGGACGAGCACATTCTTAAACTCTCGTTTAAGGCACTTTCTGCGATTAAACaaaaggggggagggggaagcaTCAGAAATATGGGAGATGACTGGAAGTTATACATGGCTACAGCTGCTGATTCTCCAGGAGTTTAGTAGGGCAggctaaagggaaaaaaaaaaaaaaaaaggaaaaaaacatacaaacaaaaccaaacataaaGCAGAGACCAGGAGAAGGCAATACACAACCCCACAGGGCTGGGTGGAGTGGAGCAGTCAGGGATGCTGAACCTCCCGAAGTGATTCTCCCTGATGGTGATGAGAAATCCTGTCGGTTGTAAGCAGCACCAGGTTTTGGGTGGAAAGTCATTATTCAGGCATAGTGTTGAAAACAACGCAATCAAAAGACATGAACGCTTTATGCATCTACATATATTGTGGCGGTTGCAAACAAGTACCAGTGAAAGCATCCATGGAGCTGTTTAGCTTGCTTTTTGAAAGATGTTGGATTTAATGGTAGGACTATACATTAGAAATCATTCTGCTTGTTAATTCTGTAGTCAttctgagaattttaaaatgcattttcttttcaatcCACTATGCTGCCAAATTATAGTGTCTGTTGTGGTCAGAGTGAATGAAAGCAATTCATTATTTGCCTAGTAATTTTAAGAGAGAAAGACACTTCTAATTGGCCTAGAGGAAACAAAACATAGTCCTTTCAGGTTTGGGGAAAGCAAGATTTCTGTCTCCACCATCACATCCTGGAAGGCTCCAGAAGCTGAATGTCCTTGCTTTCCCAGTGGCCTTCACCTTTTGCTCCTAGCACGACAGATTTTATGGCTAATTTCCGGCAATTTATCCTGGCAGTTTGAGGAGGAATTCCTTTGGGAATAATATGCATAATTTGCATAAATCATTCTGATAGCATGTATATCAGCATGTAGCTCCTGTCTAGGGCTGCATCTCTCACTTTGTAATCAAAACTGACTATTTTTCCACCAGTGTGTATGGGCACTGTTATATGTGACTTGATTCCTTCTAATCATTAGTGTGAAAAATAGCCTAAAATAGGGTTTCATTTGCATGTAATAATCCATTTGTGTCGGCCTCTATGTTTTGTGATATCAAATAAGCCTTCTCTAAGTGTTCACCAAGGCACTGCAATTGCTGCACCCAAAAGGTTCGTTTATTAGAGACAGTAGCTACCCAGTATAGATgcctctgaaaaaaataataacaaacgTTCTTTCACTAAAAATTAAATCTAGTGCAGCATGCATAGCAAATAAAGTGGCCCTGGATGCTTTCTTGCAGGAGGTTTTTCCTTAAGCATGCATTTGTCTAAAGAAATGAGGCTGCGGTCAGCTTTGTGTGGCCAGTGCTGTGATTCAATGTGACGTACAGTGAGTCTGTGCATATTCTTTTGGACTGCCTTCGTTACTATAATCAGGCAGAGTCAAATCGGCTTGTTGGTGACGAAGCCAGAAAAGAACCCTGGTTCCAGAAGATGGCCTCTACTGCGGATAGCCACAAGGCACCTGACACGATAGATTTCAACTGGCAGCGCTCTGGCAACAAAACTTTACGCGGTACAAAGGAAGGGTCCAGCCTCAGCTCCAGACTGCCTTCAACCTGCAGAAAATGAAGCTGGTATCTTTGTACCAGTCCACCATTTGGAAATGGTGTTGACATATGTGGAGACAGCAGAAATCAAATGAGGAAGCGggatggaggaaagaaaaaaagcaaaataattataaaGTGCCACAGCAAAATAGCAGCACGTTTAACCACCCAAGCAATGCGGTCACATCCTATCGGCGGACATCCTCCCAGAAAGCGTGGCAGTCCCTGCCCGCTGCCGGATCTCAAATGACAATTGGGCAGCATATCTTATGCAGAAGTTAATCACAATAATGGAGCACAAAGTGTGGCTTAGCGGTCAGATCGTAAATGACAAATCTGTTTTACCTTCCAGTACCAGTTATGTGTGGAAGGCGAGCTTGGCTCTCGCTCTGAGCGATCATGCCGATAATCATTAGATGACAAAAGTAATGAGTCACATTATGATCAACAAAGGAGAATGGAGCTTATATGGCTTTGCAagctcacattaaaaaaatagacaGTCAGCTTTCCACAAATGCCAGAGCTATACATTGAGAGGAATGACAACTGCACAATAAAACTGCAGCCTTTACTTGCAGTTGTCATAGTTCAGCAGACACCAGCCATCGCCGCTGACAGACCAGCTGGGTAGCTTGGGAGGCCTTCCATTCTGCACCGTGAGGTACAGTAAATTATCCAGCACGGTAGAGCAACATCTGTTTCTGTGCTTGTGCCGAACAAACAAGGCAATTTAAAGCATACCAAGGGATAACCAAGCAGCAAATGAACATGaccctcatttttttccccccttcttaCACACATGAGATGCTAAACTTCACTGTGCAAGCGCTACATAAAGAAGCCAGGCTGTTGTTTGATAAGGTGTTGTCAGAGAGATTTTACATCTTTTCTagagagagaaggagggggAAGACAGAGATATATCTCATAGTATTGTTATTCTTAGAATCCTCCCACTTCTCTCTTCATTTCTCTTATACTAAAGCTAGCACTTAGCTTCCAATTCAttctagactttttttttaaaaaaactgtttCAATATACTTATAAATATTCAGTCTTTAAACCCTAATTTGCTATACTTAGTTCACATGCCTTCAAGCATTTGTCTTCCAATTTCCACTGAATAAATGCGTACTAATGAGAAATAGAGCAAGCTGCTGAGGCAAAGCTGGGTGACTTGAGCCTGGCCTGCCACCAGCTTGTGATAGGCAGGCAAATTGAGTTAAAATGAAAAGTCTTGTCAGCTGAAATACAACATGGTAGCCAAACAGCAAGCTGTCAATCATCCAGCCAAAACAAGGGACTGCAGGTAATAAAAGGTCATTGCGAATCATAAGTGCATTTGGCTTTCATAGGCaagttaattttaattaaacatgATCTCTATCTGTAAATGTTTTATAAAACTTATTGTGCAGTAATAGATTGTTAATTTTACACTAACACAGAGCAGGTAATGGGGTGCAATAATTATTAGAGTGTATTGTAGGAAAAAAGCTATTGAGTATGCAAATATTTGGGGGGGTCATTTACCCACAGGCATCAGGGTGTGCCAACACAAACGATAATCTGAAACAAGTATATTTGCATCTTACTCAGAACTAAATGGTACTGCTCAGCCCAttccagaaaaatatatttattccttTCAATTCAACCACTGATTTTAATGCTTAGCATTTGTGTTATGACTACACACTCTGTATTAGCTCTTTTTGGTTTCCTACCCTTTCTTGTGtacaaaacaatttttcaagCTGTGCTCTTTTTGCAGGAATATCTGGGATTCAGCAATGACCTGGGGCAAGAATACTTCACCATATAAATGAATGGACTAATATTAAATAAACGAACTGACTAAACATGCCTAGCATTACACATGCACTAAGTACATCTCTGATTTACCCTCGGCATTTCCATTATAGCCAGTTTAACTGACAGACCATTTTCATGTGTCCTTTACCATATTAGAGCTCTGCTGTGAGCCATAATGTCTAATAATCTATGTTACTCTGTGCACACAAATACACACGTTTGGATTTTGGGTCTGTACTGTGTTATGCAGAAAATACAAAGGGTGCTGCCCCAGAAATACCATCAGAAGAAGATAATCAGGGCTGAAATTTGCTAGTTTGATTTTGGGTTGAATGTGTTttgcattttggttttgtttgtttggtttggttttttttttttttaataataaaataatcatGTACCTGAGCTTAGAATTTAGAAGTAAATCAGGCCATGTTGTTCCCTAGACCAAACAATCTGACCATAATAACAATGCTCTTCCAGAGAAAGACTTTTAGCAATTTGTGCTCTTCCAGAGAAAGACTCTTAGCAATTTGTGCTTCTTCTCCGTAGCATGAAGAATCAAAAAGGCTCTTGTTACAGCAGGCCAAAAAGAGGACGGAGAATCAGAGCACTTAAAACAGGAGAATGAGATGACAAGGTGATGAACATGCAAGCATCCCACCTGGTCTGTCTCATTTGAGAGCAGGGACACAATCCCAGTTTCCTACGCTCCGGGTTTGTACAGAGGGaatggaaagaggaaaagctCAGTCTTGGAGGTTTGGGGTCAGCGGCCTTCCTGCAAGAGGGGAGGTCTTGGCGTGCAAGCAGTGCAATTTGGAACCTCTGTCCATCCTACACATTTATTAACAAAACATCCCTTTCCATTGAAGCATGACTCTTAATTCTCTCATggtacagatttttttctatattattattttatgggACAGTATCCAGCCCTTTATGACTTAAGTGCCAGAAGAATTGAAATCTAGCTTCTGTTCATATCACATTATGTTTAACATGATTATGGAATTTAACAAAAGTGTTACAAGAATACTACAAAGTAGGATGTGGCACTTCCCTCTCAACACATAAATCAAATGCTACCAAGGTACTTCAAGATTTCAAGAAGCAGAAGAATGACACAGttaatgtttttaaactgttcATACTGTTTTGCACCAGATGGTTTTAGTGAACTACATGGTTTTAATTTCCTTATTCCTACACTTTTAGGgagccttccccctcccccccccccccccgcctttttttttcactggcCATTCCCATCTCAGTCTATAAATATAAACTAAGTCCTCTTTTGATCTTCTTGATGCTTGGTAACTTATTTATTGGTGTATGCTAGCTCTGATGTGAAGTAGTGTTACTTGTGCTCCTTAGAAGTCCATTAAATGCTTAGAAAGTCATATTACTCACCAGAATTGTCATCCAATACCGCCTCTACTTCAAAAACATTCTCTATTGGTTAGAGATAAATCTGCATCAAAACAGCCATGACTCCGGATATAACCAACTTAGTAGACTCACGATATGCAAGATTAATATTAATGCTCTAACACAAAGGAAATGGATTGGACTCAATTTTATATTTGTAGTAATCAAATCAAGTTTGCATACAGATTCTTGAAATGTGCCACATCGGATGATCTTGGAGAATGGCAGCTATTACAAGGATCCAAACCAGGCACAGAATGCACTGCTCCACCATCATCCCTTGACACAGCTTTGTTTAAGAGTGGAGCATCAATTCAGGTCATGAGCTACCAAGATCTATGGACATGAGCTTGTTTTGAACAGAGGATTggttttgatatttaaaaacagaCGATTATTTAACCTTTAATCTTTTATTCAGCTGTTGTCTGGCCTTGTAACACTACTTGTGGAGACTCACAGATGATTAAAAGTTAGGTACCTACCTGCTACACTGTCTTTGATCTCTTGGGTTATTTTCACCATTTCTCTTGCCAGTCTATGCACTACCAAATGAAGTGAAACCAAGAGTTGAAGCTCTACATCTCCTGATTCAAACAACTTTCAATGACCATTGGCATGGGTCTCCCTCTGAACCCTGGATCCAGAACTGGAAGATATGTAGCTCCCTTAAAACTCCCTCTTTTGAATAAAGTACTTAAAACACCATTTATCCTCTGCAAATTTTTATCTTCTTATATTTTATTTGGAGGCATTGCTCAACAGAAGCCTGCTTTAgaagctttttttgttttgttaaagagagaagaaagaaagaaattgcttGCAGATAAAATACATTTGCAGTTTAAATACACAATCCCactttaatttcagaaaaggGTCTTTCTTGGCAGTACCATACAGAAGTATTTGAAATGCATTAACACTTCGGCAGATGCTCAGAATCAAACAACTTAATAGGCATCaactttttttcaaataattgcAAAGCTTCGATTTAGCCTTTTGCATACCTTGCATAGTTAATTACCTAGGCTTTAATGTTTACATGCAATGAGAGTATCTACAGCTATAAACTACATAATTTATAATTGATGTAAATGGGTGTTATTATGTCAATTAGGCAGCTGTGTCCTCCACCTTCTCAGTAAACAGAAATGAGTGATAAACCGAGTTTGCCGGGAGAGCCCCTCTCCTCTTCCtaacagataaaaataaattacctaGGTAGACCAGGTTGTCCAATTGTTCTCTGGTGAGGTGGATGTTATATGTGGGCCCTCTCTTTTGACCTGTTGACTGCAGCAAATGGTCAATCTCGTCACGCACCGCTGCAAGAGCTTCTGGGTGCCGCAGAAGATAATACATGGCCCAGAATGTAGCTGGAATCGTGTTTCCCACAGAGGCCCACAGGAAGGCAAAATGATGTGCTGGGAGAAAATAAGTGAAAAGGAAGATTAATAGCGTTTATTACACTGATTAGATTTGCAGTGTGCTAATTAAAAGATGTTAGGACACAGACCCAGCCAAGGATCAGTGAATGCTAATGAGGACCAATAGGCTTCTGAAGTCTAATTTTCTGCTTAATGAGAATAGTTTGAAATGTAATGtcgggggggtggggggaataAGGGGAGGAAATGCAGCTCAGTTATAATCTTTCTCATTATCACCATTAAGTATCTTGTTTTACCACctcagcacaaaaaaaaaaatcaattatcaTAGAGGGTTGTTTCAGAGTAAAACATTTTATCATTAGCCAATTagaaagaacataaaaaaatttcaaggtcgccattttgcctttttatttcaaaggtctatagtaaattattttattttagacaaGCAATCATTCATAAGTTTCCTACCTGCTTTGTCATAATCTCCAAGCAGCTCATATTTCTCAAATATATCTTGTCTGGCTTGGACCACTTTTGACCCTCCCAGCCATTTTGTCATGTTCTGAAGTAAAAAATGATGTATAAGCTCCTTCCGAACCTTCTTGGTAGCTCCTAGCAACTCAATTGGTATGTTTGCAGCTAAATAGGGAAAGCTGGCATCAAACTTGATAAATTTGTCTCTGATTTCACTAATAACTTTGTGGCCATCTGCAGCAGGAACTCTTCCATATAGTGTTACAAAACTGGCTTCAAACATTACAGAGCAGCAGAATTTGtacattttttctgtttcccaaTCTGTTGCTTGTGAGCATTTCCATTCAAATATATCCTGGAGATTTTTCATCATGTGGTCAGAAATGATATCCAAAGGCTTGCCTTGTAGATACTGGTAGATTCTGTGCAGGTTTTCCTTGAGTTCAGGGAATTTTCCTTTTGACAAGGCTGGGTAGTCAAAAGTTTTGGATGCCATTTTATTAGCGAATTCATGAAATTCAAGTTGCTTACTATTTCGGATGACATAGACATATTGAAATGGGTCCATGATAAAGGTAATATATCTACCTGAatagaagaacagaaaataattagtGAGACGTGCACTTTTATAAAATCTGGTGACACTTCCAGAAGCAATAACTGAAAATAAGCTAAAGtcttaaaaagtgaaaaaaacgcgcagaaaaaaaacccctaaagcAAAGATATGTGAATAAatctgcaaaggaaaaaaaaaaacaaagaaaataaaggaaaacaaatattatATAGATTTTCTTTGTCAGGATGCAGATTCCACCAGTATACACTTTGCAGGCACTTCTAAAATCCTTGTGAAGCCATTTCCATGTAGACAGATCTACTGTTTGTGCCAACAGTTGTGTGTGATCTCTTCAAATGTGgtgctctgaaataaataattttctactCAGGTCTAATTCATGAAAATACAGTGTGGAGTCATAGCAACATTTAGAAACTGTAGGCTTTCACTAGcagaaagtgaaaaatacacacattttcCCTGCACAGAGGACAGTGAATGACAGGGTCTGGAGTGGAAAACATGCCACCTAGGCAGCTTTTTCCAAGCAGATGACACAGGAACTCATAATCTGTCAGTTACAGCTTTAACTGCTCGCTGCAAACCCCCAACATTTAAAGCTTTTCTCACATCTGGCTCTTCTTCCCTGAAGCTTTGCTAACTCTTTGTTAAGAATGTGCTTAGTATCCATAACATGACTACCTAAGTCTATGACTGTGAAGGAGCAGTCTATGATGTAGCAGGCACGATTTTTAGTATGGGCCCCACTTTGGGATACACACTGTCCCAGTGCTAGGATCCATTGTGTCAGAGTGCACCACCAATTTCCTACCCTTCCCAGGGTCCTTAATGTGGTGACACAGTGATACCTTCAGCTCCTTGTACAGAGGGATAGGCTTGCATCCAGGTAAATGCTTTTTCAAATTGTCCACGCCAGGTATGTCCTGCAATTTCTCCCTAAAGTCAACTGCTGAAGAAAAGCATTTGGAGGAATTGCCACGAATCAAAATGCTAACACTCCCAAAGATCAATTCAATCTTAGCTCTTTATAGATGGTTCTAAATTTAGACTTCCTGATTCTTACCTTGAATGAAGAGGTGCATTAGGGAAAAAGGGTACCTATGAAATATCCCAGTCACAAACTCAGGGAAAGAGCAAAGCTTCCTGCACTTACAGTCTAATTCTGTCTCACTAAGGGGACAAATTTCCTTTGATTTTAATGGGAACACTACATGCTTAACTGTGGACCAAATTTGGCTCTGTGACAGATGTCCAGAGATAAAGTAGTCACTACCACTAAAAATGTCAAGTATCCATGGTTACGATATAGTGATATCTGAATTATCATAGTTATTTCATATTCTGACTTATATACACACACAGTGTTCTATGGTATCTGGGTACACTCTGGGCTTCCTCTACAATTACCAGCTTCCATAATTCCCCTCCCAATTACAACAACTGCAACCCCAGTGAACTAGTAAGGAAATGTAAAGGATATAACAAGACAGAATTTGaaccctttttcttttttgccaaCAGTGTATGAATCATGGATTTTGTTTTACTGTAACATAATCAACCACAgctgtaaatttaattttaaagaataagTATATTAAAAAACCAGCATGAAAGAGAGATCCTGAATTCTCTGTCCCCTTTTTTGACCTTCTCTGACTACAAAGGCTAACAGGAATTTTTAGTCTTGACTTGACTTTAGTCTTGGAGGATCTTTGTTAAGAGTCCTAGAATTACCGTTTCTTTCCAGCTTTCACCTACTTTCATGCTCTTTATTGAGGCTACCATCTTTGTGATCAAAGCTTGGAAAGAATGTCCACTGGagcaatttttaataaatagatTTGGAGTGTTATTAACCCTAAAGATGAAAGCTGGCTTCTTAACTTTGCATTTACAGGGTAAACAATTTAAGTTaagatttttaattaatattaatttaaaccATCTGTCCACCATCTGCTTATTTCTGATGCAAAATATGAGTTTCTTTGTGATCTTTAATCAGACACTTAGCAAACGCACATCAATTCTTATCATTTTTAAGTAAGAAAATGATTTTCAGCAAATGAGTTTTCAGACAAACAATTT belongs to Taeniopygia guttata chromosome 2, bTaeGut7.mat, whole genome shotgun sequence and includes:
- the CYP7B1 gene encoding cytochrome P450 7B1 isoform X1 gives rise to the protein MGPDTLPLGTYGGAAAAAALLLWAVCVLCRRRRKTGEPPLINGWIPYLGKALIFRKDAYKFLLDQQKKFGDIFTVHIAGRYITFIMDPFQYVYVIRNSKQLEFHEFANKMASKTFDYPALSKGKFPELKENLHRIYQYLQGKPLDIISDHMMKNLQDIFEWKCSQATDWETEKMYKFCCSVMFEASFVTLYGRVPAADGHKVISEIRDKFIKFDASFPYLAANIPIELLGATKKVRKELIHHFLLQNMTKWLGGSKVVQARQDIFEKYELLGDYDKAAHHFAFLWASVGNTIPATFWAMYYLLRHPEALAAVRDEIDHLLQSTGQKRGPTYNIHLTREQLDNLVYLESALNESLRMCSSSMNIRISQEDFVLKLEGNQEVVLRKGDWIALYPQILHMDPEVYEDPKEYKFDRYIENGKKKTAFYKAGRKLKYFLMPFGSGISMCPGRFLAMNEMKMFLFILLSHFDVELAENKAVRLDNSRMGLGILLPDVDIAFRYKLRSLRN
- the CYP7B1 gene encoding cytochrome P450 7B1 isoform X2, coding for MDPFQYVYVIRNSKQLEFHEFANKMASKTFDYPALSKGKFPELKENLHRIYQYLQGKPLDIISDHMMKNLQDIFEWKCSQATDWETEKMYKFCCSVMFEASFVTLYGRVPAADGHKVISEIRDKFIKFDASFPYLAANIPIELLGATKKVRKELIHHFLLQNMTKWLGGSKVVQARQDIFEKYELLGDYDKAAHHFAFLWASVGNTIPATFWAMYYLLRHPEALAAVRDEIDHLLQSTGQKRGPTYNIHLTREQLDNLVYLESALNESLRMCSSSMNIRISQEDFVLKLEGNQEVVLRKGDWIALYPQILHMDPEVYEDPKEYKFDRYIENGKKKTAFYKAGRKLKYFLMPFGSGISMCPGRFLAMNEMKMFLFILLSHFDVELAENKAVRLDNSRMGLGILLPDVDIAFRYKLRSLRN